GTTGAAGTCGGACAGGGCGGCCCCCTCGAACTTCACGCCGAACTCCTTGCTGAAGTAGCCGAAGGCGTCGTGGCTGGTGAACAGGACCCGCTTGTCCTGGGGCACCGAGTTGAGGGAGCCGGCAGCCCACTCGTCGAGCTTTTTGAGCTTGGCGACGTAGGCGTCCACGTGGCTGCGGAAGACACCGGCCTGGTCGGGGGCGGCCTTCTCCAGGGCGGCGCCGATGTTGGTGACCTGGACGATGGCGTTCTTCGGTGAGGTCCACACGTGCGGGTCGAAGCGGAACTCGGGTTCGCTCTCACCCTCCTCCGGCGGGAAGGGCCACTTGGCGACCTCGACCTTGGCACTGCCCCGGTCGACCTTGTAGGGCTTGGCCTCCTCCTTCTTCTTCTGGGCGGCCAGGTCGTCGACGTCGGCGGCCCCGGCGACCCCGGAGGTCACCACCATGGTGCCCTTGAAGCCGGTGGAGTCGACGGCGGAGTCCAGGAAGTGCTCGAGGTCGACGCCGGAGATGAAGAAGAGATCCGCCTCGGACAAGGCCTTGGACTGGGCCGTGGTCATGTCGTGCTCATGCGCTGAGGCGTTGGGGGCCAGCAGGCAGGTGAGCGTGAGGTGGGACGTGGCCTTGGCTGCGTCGGCTCCGAAGTGCTGGGTCTTGCCGTCCGCGCCGGTGCGGTCGAAGGAGAGATCACTGGAGGCGTCGCCGCTGGCGAGCTGGGTGATGTAGTCGCAGATCTGCGTCGTGGAGGCGACTGCCTTGACCGTCCCCGCGGCGCCGGCCGAGGTCGAGCTGTGACCACAGGCAGCCAGGGCGGGAGCGGACAGGGCGAGGCAGGCAAGCGCCGCGGCGCTGCGGCGACTCATACTGGGGATGGTTCTCATAGAGCCGAGTATAGTTTCGGAGACCCGAAACTTGGCAAGTTGAGGCGATCCTTCCTGCTGCATACCGAAGGGGACGACGACGGGCCCGGCTGCTATGCCGGGCCCGTCCGTGAGGTGCGGTGACGCACGGTTACTTTCAGTCCGCCAGCCCCTCCAGGACGGCGGCGCTGGCGGACAGGCCCAGGCGGTTGGCTCCGGCCTCGACCATGGCCAGGGCGTCGGCGGCGGTGCGGATGCCGCCGGAGGCCTTGACGCCGAGGCGGTCTCCCACGGTGGCGCGCATGAGGGCGACGGCGTGGGTGGAGGCTCCGCCGGCGGGGTGGAAACCGGTGGAGGTCTTGACGAAGTCGGCCCCGGCGGCCTCGGCAACGCGGCAGGTGGAGACGATCTCCTCATCGGTGAGGGCGGCGGACTC
This region of Actinomyces oris genomic DNA includes:
- a CDS encoding metal ABC transporter substrate-binding protein: MSRRSAAALACLALSAPALAACGHSSTSAGAAGTVKAVASTTQICDYITQLASGDASSDLSFDRTGADGKTQHFGADAAKATSHLTLTCLLAPNASAHEHDMTTAQSKALSEADLFFISGVDLEHFLDSAVDSTGFKGTMVVTSGVAGAADVDDLAAQKKKEEAKPYKVDRGSAKVEVAKWPFPPEEGESEPEFRFDPHVWTSPKNAIVQVTNIGAALEKAAPDQAGVFRSHVDAYVAKLKKLDEWAAGSLNSVPQDKRVLFTSHDAFGYFSKEFGVKFEGAALSDFNAQQDATADKIQQTADKVKSSGAVAIFAENSNNPKSIQKVAEVAGVKAVIGDEALYGDSLGTPGSDGETYIGSILHNVSNLTKAWGGTVTEIPADLAQWSPKASDVK